The Neurospora crassa OR74A linkage group I, whole genome shotgun sequence genome segment CCCTCTCCCAGGAACAGTCGTCGACTTGTCCGAACCGAGATCAGACTTCTTCCAGCAGATTGAGCTTCTTCAGAATCACAAGCCTGCCCGTTACAAAAGCCTGCTCGACTTGACAAACACCGTACGTAAATCCCTTTTCACGAAGTCTTGTGAAGCAGCGGCTAATTTTTCTTTTACATAGACATCTAGCGTCAACAATTTCAACGTACGCTCGTTCAACTACACGCGCAAATGGGTCTCTTTGGGCGATAAGAAGCCCGAGGATGTGTACGACATGGTACACGAGCGCGATTTCGTCCGGCAATTCCCCCGTGTGCACAAAGAGACTTCTGAAGCCGAGTGTTTAAGAATCAAGATGTTTTACCACAAGATGAACCAAGACAAGGCATTCCGCTTGATGCAAGCTACCAAGGATTGCGAACCAAGATTGCTACTGGCACCTACTGCGGATGATGGTATCCTCAATACATCCAAGTCGATCGAAACTGAACTTGGGAGGAACCCTAACAACAGAAAGATCGGACTGGTACATATCATGAACATCCCGGAGATCTTCGATAATGTAGTGGACTACATCAAACCCTCCGTTGCCGACCTGACATCGTTGGCAATGGCTTGCAAGGACACCGCTCGATTGATCAGCGGTCGGTTTGCAGTTTGGGACTTCTCTTCGGGTAACTTCCATCTTGACAAAGACTACAAGAACGAAAAGGGCGGAATCCGCATGAATACCTTGATCATTACACCAATCACCCAAGTTGCAGCTGCTAGCCCTCAAGACAAGCCATTTGAGCAGGAGTTCAAGTTGTTGACTAAGATGGTTCATAAAATGTGTATCAGTCTCACGAGTTTCCGAGACTTGATGCTGGACCAGATCCCTTACCTCGACACCAAGCTGGTAAGGTTGATGATTAAGTCAATGCCCAATCTTGAAAGCATCGCCATTACGCGCTGCAAACAGCTTGATTTTACCAAACTTGACTCCCTCCTTCGCATCATTCAGGAGAAGAATGGGCTTGCAGCTACCCGCCGCCACAAGAGGGTGCGCTTGGATTTCTACCCGTATTTCTTCGAGGGTCCAACTTCTGCGCCCAACACACTGGGATCTTTCGGGCTGACCTACCACAAGCCAACCTTTGATGTGCCGAAGGCCGTCTTTGCTCGGATTATGGCGTGCTGGGATCTTGCCGCAATACTCGGCGTCGACCTTCTCAGTGACAGCTCAGGGATTTGGCACTTCATTCGTCGTTTACCTGGTCCAGATCCATTCTGGGCTTACAAAGCTCGTGAAGCGGTCATCACATGGAAACGCCATAGGGTCTATTGCTATCGTAGTTTCGAGGCGTATCGGCTACTCAACAGGTACCTGTGGAAGTATTTAGGCGACGCAGTCTGTGGCGATACAGGTGAAAATATATCTCGTGAGCCGAAGGAGAGGCAGTGCAGTGGATGCTATACCCTTCTCCCAGATTATTTCTTCTCCAACACCAAGAATCTGGTTTGCTGGGGATGCAGAATGGGTGCTTTTGTGGCGAACCATGAAGACAGCCATTTCCGTGACCGCACCAATCGCGTCATGCAGATCTGGTTGGGTAACCGGAAGCGTTGGCCTTTTCAAGAACTCATTTATCTACCCAATGACACGGACGAGGAGAGAGATGCCCTCAAGATGGCCAAATTGACAGACAAAGCTTGGCGTTACGAATTCTTTGAGTTCAAACCTGGTATGCCCCGATTTCCGCAGGCGATACACTGGGAAACGCATCTATCCTCAACCAAAAGGACAAGACAGCTTTTGTGGCCATTGACCGGACGGACAAATCACCGTGAAGGTGGCCCTCAGTATGAGAACGCATACCTCGAGGCTGGATTGAATCCTATGTGGGATGAgcggacgaagaagagataTCGAGACGTGGACAGAGCAAATCGTCGAGATTTCTTTGGCATATATGTCTCCGATTTGCATGCCCTGCCTGATTGGGAGCCCTATAATCGTAACTGGGAGGCAAGAGAAAGGGGCAAGGCGAATTTGGAGAGGAAGCCTTCGGCGTACTTGGGGAATTGGTAGAAACCACATTGTCACGCTCAGGACGCATCGCTCAGATTCGGAGACGATGGTCGATGTTGAGGACTGAAGTTCATCTCGGCGGGCTTTCGAGGTGCTGGACGGTGTGCCCTGGACGCGTTTTATTACGCAATCAGATACTGTATATCATGTGCACCGTCCAATCGCCCATCTAGGTCTCGAGATATTGAAAGTTCGTTGAGAAAACCCACAGGTACCTCGTTTTGCGGATGGTTATTTGTCAAGCATTTGTGAGGGAAGCGGTTAGGGGGTAGGAAAGGGACTTGACACTAAATCATGACTGATAGGCTATATTGGGATGGAactattttttcttcttttttctttttttttaggtACCTCGTCAGTTTTCCAGACTTTCATAGTTTCTTCGAACTCCGCTCCAGGTTTACCATCCGACCTTTCTTGCATTGGAGGGGTTTTGGTGTTTCCATGTTAGCAGAGCACTCAGTAGCCACGAAATTGACTGAGtgtcaaaaagaaaaaggagagatCTCCGAAGATACCTGAGTGACACTGTTATGTTTTAGGCCACTGCACGACAAAGGGAAAAGAGTAAACTGAATGATAGCATTATCACCAGCACCAAGTGTCCCCGAGATAtgtgagtaggtaggtatccatGGCCTTGTGAACCCGACGCCTACTGGACAGCACTATGATCGCGTCagcgaccaccaccagcaatcACTCACATGATAGATATGACGCGGGAGCTGCGTAAAGATGGGGGTATCATATTTATCTGGGCAGGCAACACTCGCTAACACGCTAATCATACAATGATACATACAAACAACACAAAACACACCAAGGCAAACTGTGAAATCAAGCCTCACCGTCGGAGACACccatatcctccttctccttctccttttcctttcccttctcccgtttcctctccctcgctcccttcttctccacctcatccatcatctcccttgccttttcctcatcctcacccgTCCTGACCGCTCCAGGAACGTTCGTAACATGCCTCAAGTTTCCAAAGCTCAAACAGTCACTAATCCTCTTCGTCCCGCTAAAAAGCATCACCATCCTTTCAATCCCACACCCCCACCCGCCCGTTGGCGGCAGTCCGGACTCCAGGGCCTGGACGTAACTCTCGTCCACCTCCATGGCCGACTCCCCTTCATCGTTGTACACACCGGGAGCTAAACTAGCCTCGCGCTTGGCGGCGTTGAGCTGGTCCACAAACTTTTGCCTTTGCGAAGCCGggtcgttttcttcttcgtacaTGTTTGCAAGCTCCTTGCCGTTGATGAAGAGCTCCGTGCGCGCGGACACGTGTTGGCCTGTTTTAGGGCAGACAAAGCTCTTGGAGAGGGGGGACATGCAGACTGGGTGGTGAGTGATGAACAGCGGTTTGGTTAGGGAGTAAGGCTCGAGGAATTCGCTGGCTAGGTTGTCGAGGAGCTTGGCGAGCGTAATGTCGGGTTTGTTCAGTCCCGGGACCTCGATTTTGTGCTGCTtgagaagggcgaggaggtcCTCGCGCgatgaggaggcggagagatCGGGGAGCTTGAAGCCGAGGGCGGATTCGAGGGCGGGTATGAATTCGAGTTGTTGAAAGGGCCGCTGATACTGCGACATGTCGATGGCGGGCAGAGAGTCGAGCTTGGTGGCGATCAGGTCGCGGCAGTGCGAGGCGGCGCCGCAAATGAGTTCCTCGGTGAGTGTGATGAGGTCGTCCAGGTTGGCGTAGGCGTTGTAGAACTCGCACATGGAAAATTCGGGGTTGTGCGTCTGGTCGATGCCCTCGTTGCGGAAGGCAGGGCCGAGCTCGAAAACTTTGTCGACGCCGCCGACGACCAGACGCTTGAGCCAGAGCTCGGGGGCGATGCGCATTGCGAGGTTCTTGTTCACCGAGGTCTCGGAGGCGGTGACGGTGAAAGGCCGGGCGGTGGCACCGCTGGCGTTTTCGGCGAGGATGGGCGTCTGGAACTCGAGGAAGCCACGCTCGTGAAAGAAGTCGCGAAGGTACTTGATCAGGTGCGATCGCAGCCGGAGGGTATCGATGGTCTTGCGGTTGACCAGCATGTCAATGTGACGATGCTGGATCCGgacttcctcatcttctAGCTTGAAGGGCAGGGGAGCCAATGCTGGGGTTAGGAGCTCGGGCAGTCTTGTGGCTTCGATACTCAGTTCACCAGTCGGCGTTTTGGTTGCTCGGCCGGTGATGGCTGTGTCGGAAGAAGAGGTTCACGGTCAGTCATGCCACTGTCATATGATTGATGGGCAAAGgacaagggaaagaaagaagacatATGGGACCAGAGTCACGTACAGACAATATCGCCTCTATTCAACAATTTGGCAAGCGCCTTAAATTCTCCTAGCTCGACTCCTGTAACTTGCAGCTTATTGAAGTTACAGAGTCCCTGAACATGC includes the following:
- a CDS encoding lysyl-tRNA synthetase; this translates as MTILIEAIMNSSTPCLQFLRPYAWKWKPVGARNTAYLRFYHLARQHELIQSNALKYPRIRHEGGAPMRIPTFREKFKDVEMGKHADEEVIIHGRVQSVRRAGNKLMFLDLKGEFEHVQGLCNFNKLQVTGVELGEFKALAKLLNRGDIVSITGRATKTPTGELSIEATRLPELLTPALAPLPFKLEDEEVRIQHRHIDMLVNRKTIDTLRLRSHLIKYLRDFFHERGFLEFQTPILAENASGATARPFTVTASETSVNKNLAMRIAPELWLKRLVVGGVDKVFELGPAFRNEGIDQTHNPEFSMCEFYNAYANLDDLITLTEELICGAASHCRDLIATKLDSLPAIDMSQYQRPFQQLEFIPALESALGFKLPDLSASSSREDLLALLKQHKIEVPGLNKPDITLAKLLDNLASEFLEPYSLTKPLFITHHPVCMSPLSKSFVCPKTGQHVSARTELFINGKELANMYEEENDPASQRQKFVDQLNAAKREASLAPGVYNDEGESAMEVDESYVQALESGLPPTGGWGCGIERMVMLFSGTKRISDCLSFGNLRHVTNVPGAVRTGEDEEKAREMMDEVEKKGARERKREKGKEKEKEKEDMGVSDGEA
- a CDS encoding lysyl-tRNA synthetase, variant; the protein is MNSSTPCLQFLRPYAWKWKPVGARNTAYLRFYHLARQHELIQSNALKYPRIRHEGGAPMRIPTFREKFKDVEMGKHADEEVIIHGRVQSVRRAGNKLMFLDLKGEFEHVQGLCNFNKLQVTGVELGEFKALAKLLNRGDIVSITGRATKTPTGELSIEATRLPELLTPALAPLPFKLEDEEVRIQHRHIDMLVNRKTIDTLRLRSHLIKYLRDFFHERGFLEFQTPILAENASGATARPFTVTASETSVNKNLAMRIAPELWLKRLVVGGVDKVFELGPAFRNEGIDQTHNPEFSMCEFYNAYANLDDLITLTEELICGAASHCRDLIATKLDSLPAIDMSQYQRPFQQLEFIPALESALGFKLPDLSASSSREDLLALLKQHKIEVPGLNKPDITLAKLLDNLASEFLEPYSLTKPLFITHHPVCMSPLSKSFVCPKTGQHVSARTELFINGKELANMYEEENDPASQRQKFVDQLNAAKREASLAPGVYNDEGESAMEVDESYVQALESGLPPTGGWGCGIERMVMLFSGTKRISDCLSFGNLRHVTNVPGAVRTGEDEEKAREMMDEVEKKGARERKREKGKEKEKEKEDMGVSDGEA